Below is a window of Streptomyces sp. ITFR-16 DNA.
GCCTGGCCGCCGACGAAGTGCGGGCCGCGCAGCCAGGTCGGGCCTGGGACGCTCGCGACGTCGCACACGTTCAGTTCCTCGCCACCAGCCGCGCCTCGTACCAGCTCAGCGAGTGGGAGCAGCAGCAGGTGGAGCTACTTTCACGCGGGAAACAGTGACCGCTCGCCCCCGACAGGATGGCTCAGCCTCCACGGAGATCAGATGACCAGCACACTCGCGAAGACCAGGGCGCAGAACGTCAAGCGCGCCTACAAGGTGTTCATCTTCGCTCTCAAGGCCGGCGGCACGGCCAAGACGTCCAGCACCACAGCCCTCGCCGTGCAGCTCGGCTTGCGCGGCTACCGTGTCCTCGTCATCGACTTGGACCCGCAGTGCAACGCCACCCGGGTGCTGGGCCGTCGCGTGTTCAAGCCGGGCCAGAAGAGCCTCACTGACGTGATGGCGGACAAGGCGCAGCTCAAGGACATCATCGTCCAAGCCCGGTACCGCACCGACCCGGACGGCGACGGGGACGACTCGTTCACCGAGATCCCAAACGTCTGGATCGCTCCCGGCGACCTCGATCACCCGGAGATCGACGACGCGGAGCGCATCCTCAACGCCGAGGACGGGAACGTCTTCTGGCTCAAGGACGGCTTGGACGACCTGGCGGAGGAATTCGATGTCGATGTCGTACTCATCGACCCGCCCGCGACGTACGGCCGCCTGACGGTCACGGCCCTTGTGCTCCTGGACGAAGAGACCGAGGGCGCGGTGATCCCGCCGGTGCTGTGCACCTACAAGGAGGCCGACGCACTGGTCCGACTGGAGAAGAAGCTCAAGGAGATCAGCGAGCGCCGCATGTACCAGCGGCGGGGAATCCGGCCGCAGATGAAGTACGTGATGGCTTGTGCCGCTCCCACGGCCTCGTTCGGGACCGAGGAGCACTGGGAGACGTTCAACGAGCTCAAGGAGGAGTACGGCGACATACTGCTGCCGCCAGTGCACTGGTCCGGCGTCGCCACCAAGATCTACCGCAACGAGTGCGCAGTGCCGATCCTCTCGCCGAACTCCCGGCCGGCGCAGGACTACGCGAAGGTCGCCACGGCGCTGGGCTTTCCGCAACGCCGATAGCTACTTTCACGCGTGAAAGTACCGACCGGCTAAGCCCAGAAACGCAAAAGAGGCCCGCACCTCAAACGCTTGAGGTGCGGGCCTTCGTGGTGTTCGCCCAGGTCGCGGGCGCGCCTTCGTCGGGGTTGGGGGTGTCGGCGGCGGTCACCAGGGCAGCGGGGTGCCGCAGGGCGGTGATCGGGATAGCACCGGGTTCGTCGGCGGGCGCCCACAGCATCCGCCAGGTGTCATCCCACTGGCAGGCGCATCCGTGGTCGGGGTGCGGGTGCCGTAAGAAGAGGCCGTGGGTGTGGACGGCGCGCGGGATGCGGGGGATGAGCACCGAGGGGTCGTCGCCGGGGTAGAGGTGCAGGTTCCGCCAGCCGTGGACCCGGGCCATGTACGCGGCGGCGGACTCGATGACGTCGGCCCACCGGCGGTGTCCGAGGACGATGAACGCGACCGGGTAGAGGTGCTCCTCGGTGGCGTCGTCGATCCCGGTGACGTGCAGGTCGCGATGGACGATGAAGCCGTTCTCCGCGGCGTCGTCACCCGGCGTCCAGAGCTGTTCGACGGGGTGCATCGTGCCGTCGTCGCCCTCGCTGGTCTCGATCTCGTACAGGCCGGTGGCGGTCATGCGCCCGCTCCGGTGCCGGTGTCGGCCGTCGTCTTGAGGACTCGCGGCAGATGGACGTGGAGGTGTTGGACGTCGGCCTGGAGGCCGCGGGCGCGGACTTCCCGGGCAAGGAGTTCGGTGAGGCCGGATGCCCTGTGCCTCCCGCCTGTTCTCTCGCCCATTGCGAGTTGTTGCTTCGAACCGGCAAAAACATGTAGCACCCAGCGTGGGGCCGGAGCGCCACCCACCTTCCATTACCCTAGCAATCCAAGGGTTTCCAAGCCTTGCTAGGAGATTCCGGGGTAGCTAACCTGACGGCATGACAGACACCGCGACCACCAACCGCTGCCACTGCGGCTGCCAGACCGCCATCGGCTACGGACGCACCTTCGCCGCCGGTCATGACAAGATCGCCGAAGCCGCCTACCTCGCCGTCCACCACAACAGCTCCGTCGCCGAACTCCTCAAGAGCCAGGGCTACGGCCCCGACAACCCCGTCACCGACGCAGCCGTCGAAGCGGGCGCCTGGAAGAAGTGCGACCACTGCGACTACAAGGGCGCCCCTGAAAGCATCCGCAACCACATGGCCAAGGTGCAGAAGGCTGAGAACACCCAGCGAGAGTCCCTGGAGAAGTCCGTTCGCGCGCTCGGCGGAACCTGGGACCCGAGCCGCGGAATGCAGACCCTGCGAGACGCCGGTTACCACCCCTCCGAGAAGTACATCCGAGAGGTGTACCGACGACTGGCGGACAGTGGCCTGCTGGAGAAGGTGGATGAGCACCGTGCCATCTACTTCGTCATCGAGAAGTAGGGCCGGCAAGTGAGCCCTGCGCTCGTGAAGATCGGGCCAGAGGACGTGTCACCTGGCCCGATCTTCACGGCCCGGTACTCCCGAAGCTTCTGCCAGATGCCATTGGCACCTGGCAGCTTCGGGAGTACCGGGCTGTGAAGGGGTCCAGCCACGGTGAGGTCAGAAGCCGCCGCTCAGCTTGGCCGTGCCCCGGTCTCATCCGGAAGGCAGGCGTACGCCTCCCACTCCTGCCCGGCCAGGACGTCGCGCAGCGGCGGCCACGTGGCCTTCCCCCACCTCGGGTGCACCGTCACCGACTCGGGGAGATCCGGCGGGACCTGGTACATGGGAACGCCCTCCCCGACCCGGATCATCTTCGCGACGAACGCGCCAATCTTGAGCACCGCCTGGTAGCTGTGCCCTGTACCGCCGGGGTCTATCCGGCTGTGCATGTTCCTGCCGTGGTCCATCCGCTCGAAGACGGTGCGGTAGAACGGCTCGCTGAGACCGTGAGCCGACTGGTAGCGGGACAGGGCCATGACCATCCGGGGTCCCAACGCCCTATCCCGGTACAGAGACCGAGCATCTTCGAGCCCGATGACTTCCAGCGGAGGCCGCTTGCCGCCGTAGTGCGTGTCGAAGTAGATGACCATCAACTTCATCGCCGACCACAGCGCCACCGTCTTCTGACGCTCGGGGGTCAGGACAACGGGAAGGCCCTTGATCATCCGAACCAGGGGCTCGCGCACGGCCTTCTCAAGCCCGGACATCCACCCGTTGTTGCAGTCTCCGCAGACCACGCGTGCCTGATTGGTGAAGGGGCCGGTCCGCTCCCGGCCGCCCGCGATCCGCTCCTTGGGCCCGTTGCCCGAGGGGCTGTCGTACTCGGACTCACTCCCCGAGTAGACCGGTGCCTGGGCCAGTTCCGGGAACTCCTTGCTCATCCACCGGGCGAGAGTGTGTTCCTTCGTCATCTTCCGGTTCTCGCCACAGAATAAACAGTCCATGGCGGGCACCCTAGGCGGGGCGCGGCCAAGGTGAGACTCAAAGCCGGATATTCGCAATTGCTGCGGCGCTGCCAGCGCGAGCAGGAAAGACAGCGCGGGAGATCCACTCACGGCGACTTCTGACCTCACCTTGGCTGAACCCGGTGATGGGTTGTTGCCGGGCTTATGTGTGGGCGAGTTCATCCAGCAGCGCGTCGAGGAACTCCGGGTCGCCCTCCTCGTGGAGGCCGATCTGTGCGCAAGTCATGCCAGCGGCGTGCAGGCGGTTGCGGGTGGTGGCGTGTCCGGGGTGGAGACGTTGAAGGTGTTGTGCGTGCGGGGTGGCTTCCTCGGTGCGGTCGAGGAGCGCAGCGAGCTGACCGGTTGTGAGGTGGGTGTGGCCGGTGGCGGCGAGGGCGCGTTGTACGGCCCGGTCGTAGGCGTTCATGGGCGTCTACCGTAGCTGGGAACGGTCCGACCCGGGCGAGGACCGTCAAGCGATCACCGTTCACCTGCCATTCCCGCGCGTCAGGTCATGCTGGTGGGGAGGCTCCGGACGGGACTGCGCTGGGTGTTGTTGTCGGTGCGCCGGTCCAGCTCGGTTCGGAGTTCGTGGATGACCTGGGCATAGACGGCGACGCGCTCACGAAGCCGGCCGTTGTCCTCCCTCAGGGCCTGGGCGGCGGCTTCGGCGTCGATGGCGCGGGCGTGCAGGTGCTGGAACGCGGGCGGGATGCCGTTCGCCTCGGACTTTCGCCGGGCGAAGTCTTCTTTCAGGTCGGCGTGCTTGTGGGTGAGGACCCAGCGCTTGACGCCGGCCTCGGCGGCGAGTTGCAGCGTGGTGAGCGCCCCAGTAGACCGGGTTGGACGGCCGTCGAGGAGCCGCTGGATCGCTGCTGTGATGGCGTCGCGTTCGGCGTCGCGGTCAGTGGCCACCGTGGGGTCCTCCGGTGCGATCGTGGGCGGTGACGATGCGTTCTAGTCGGTCGAGTTCGTGCTGTTCGCGGGCATGTCGGAAGGCCGGGGCCAGCGGGTCGTCGACGAGCGGTCGTAGCCGCTCGATCTGGACGAGGACCTGTTCGATGTCGCGATCGGTCCGCGCGATGTTGACGCAGTTCGGGCGGCAGTCGTCGAGGTCGGGGGTGCGGCGGGTGCCGTCCTCCTCGCTGCGCAGGCGGCAGGCCGCTCGTTTGGGGTCCAGGACGCAGGTCATGCCCTTGCCGGGGAAGATCTGCAAGTCGGGGTTGGCAAGCATGGTGGTGGCGTGCCGCTTGGTGCGCAGGACTCGGCCGGCGA
It encodes the following:
- a CDS encoding ParA family protein; amino-acid sequence: MTSTLAKTRAQNVKRAYKVFIFALKAGGTAKTSSTTALAVQLGLRGYRVLVIDLDPQCNATRVLGRRVFKPGQKSLTDVMADKAQLKDIIVQARYRTDPDGDGDDSFTEIPNVWIAPGDLDHPEIDDAERILNAEDGNVFWLKDGLDDLAEEFDVDVVLIDPPATYGRLTVTALVLLDEETEGAVIPPVLCTYKEADALVRLEKKLKEISERRMYQRRGIRPQMKYVMACAAPTASFGTEEHWETFNELKEEYGDILLPPVHWSGVATKIYRNECAVPILSPNSRPAQDYAKVATALGFPQRR